Proteins encoded by one window of Vampirovibrionales bacterium:
- the murD gene encoding UDP-N-acetylmuramoyl-L-alanine--D-glutamate ligase — protein MSQAPESAFHRWQGRPVVILGLSKTGEAVARYLQAFGADVFLSERSEPGPDAAALRDRLQAFGCAVETGAHSEQCLSHAPLMIVSPGIPPHAEILQRAAAAGIEIISEVELAARENRLSRRLPIAAVTGSNGKTTTTTLIARLLADSGQRVVACGNIGLPMISCLGDNALEALVVELSSAQLAFSPTFQATVAAFMNLTPDHINWHGSLAAYEAAKRRLFTGEQVPTWAVVNADDPASLRWQADLPEQTLWFSRRDPHLGQKRAHAAFLTADGQFVFQRDDCPQPLGLSAADLKLKGAHNHENALAALSVAFLMHAAGTNTTGQTFARTCREFSGVAHRIEPAGEITRLHAGGVTRIACYNDSKATNTDAAIQALRAFSPQRTILIAGGRPKEEPLEGFVEAIQTHAAAVTLLGEAQPRFQRALNEAGYSAVYPCDTLERALDKAIALSQGEPILFSPACASFDQYQNFEHRGDVFKALIAQRQATPTPDAQPDRARPSCL, from the coding sequence ATGAGTCAGGCTCCTGAATCCGCTTTTCACCGCTGGCAGGGGCGTCCCGTCGTCATTCTGGGCCTGTCCAAAACCGGCGAAGCTGTTGCCCGCTATTTACAGGCTTTTGGCGCGGATGTCTTCCTGAGCGAGCGTTCAGAGCCGGGCCCGGACGCTGCGGCCCTGCGCGATCGCCTTCAGGCATTCGGATGCGCGGTCGAAACCGGCGCGCATAGCGAACAATGCCTGTCTCACGCGCCGCTGATGATTGTCAGCCCCGGCATCCCCCCCCATGCCGAGATTCTCCAGCGCGCCGCCGCCGCCGGGATCGAGATCATCAGCGAAGTCGAGCTGGCGGCCCGCGAAAACCGCCTGTCGCGACGTCTGCCCATTGCCGCTGTCACAGGCTCCAACGGCAAGACCACTACCACCACGCTTATTGCCCGTCTGCTGGCCGACAGCGGACAGCGCGTGGTCGCCTGCGGCAATATTGGCCTGCCGATGATCAGTTGTCTGGGCGATAACGCCCTTGAAGCGCTGGTCGTCGAGCTGAGTTCGGCGCAACTGGCGTTCTCGCCGACGTTTCAGGCTACTGTGGCGGCGTTTATGAATCTGACGCCCGATCACATCAACTGGCATGGCTCGCTGGCCGCCTATGAGGCCGCCAAACGTCGCCTGTTTACCGGCGAACAAGTCCCGACGTGGGCGGTGGTGAATGCCGACGACCCGGCCAGCCTTCGTTGGCAAGCGGATTTGCCTGAGCAAACGCTCTGGTTCTCGCGCCGCGACCCGCATCTGGGGCAGAAGCGCGCGCATGCGGCGTTTTTGACTGCGGATGGTCAATTTGTGTTTCAACGAGACGACTGCCCTCAGCCGCTAGGCCTGTCAGCCGCTGACTTGAAGCTAAAAGGCGCGCATAACCACGAAAACGCCCTGGCGGCGCTGAGCGTCGCGTTCCTGATGCATGCCGCCGGGACAAATACCACAGGACAGACTTTTGCCCGGACGTGTCGTGAGTTTTCAGGCGTGGCGCATCGTATCGAGCCTGCCGGAGAGATTACGCGCCTGCACGCGGGCGGCGTGACGCGTATCGCCTGCTATAACGACTCCAAGGCGACCAACACGGATGCGGCCATTCAGGCGCTGCGGGCCTTCTCGCCGCAGCGGACGATTCTGATTGCGGGCGGTCGCCCCAAAGAAGAACCGCTGGAAGGCTTTGTGGAGGCGATTCAGACCCATGCGGCCGCCGTCACGCTCTTGGGAGAAGCGCAACCACGCTTTCAGCGCGCGCTGAACGAGGCGGGCTACAGCGCCGTCTATCCGTGCGACACGCTGGAGCGGGCGCTGGACAAGGCTATTGCCCTCAGTCAAGGCGAGCCGATCCTGTTTTCGCCGGCCTGCGCGAGTTTTGACCAGTATCAGAACTTCGAGCATCGCGGCGACGTCTTCAAGGCCCTCATTGCGCAGCGTCAGGCAACGCCGACGCCCGATGCGCAACCTGACAGGGCGCGCCCATCGTGTCTATGA
- the murG gene encoding undecaprenyldiphospho-muramoylpentapeptide beta-N-acetylglucosaminyltransferase — MNPPDSCAGLRIALTGGGTGGHVFPALAVAECLRDDPALAALVYIGKRDGLESRLIPASGFAFEGLDFSGMPRRPGLGFARWLASIPQAVARAGAVLETLKPHVVFATGGYVSAPVLAAALQRRIPYVIHEPDAHPGLVNRLMGRWADQATAAFAQAQRSIPCARFHVTGNPLRGAIGALDQRQGFDRLGLNWDPSRPTLLATGGSQGARRLNLALAGALHTLTGDMGLQILHQTGAKLHDETMAALAATAQRDAGAYCARPFFEEMAAAWACADLVLCRSGSLTLSELYRCGLPSILVPYPHAAADHQSKNAQASAQAGASVVIADDALDAERLIAEIRALLGAPQRLQSMAAASLSLGRPQATDAIVALLKAYSR, encoded by the coding sequence ATGAATCCCCCTGATTCTTGCGCCGGGCTGAGAATCGCGCTTACTGGCGGCGGAACCGGCGGGCATGTGTTTCCCGCGCTGGCGGTGGCCGAATGCCTGCGCGACGACCCGGCGCTGGCGGCGCTGGTTTACATCGGCAAGCGCGACGGGCTGGAATCGCGGCTGATTCCCGCCAGCGGCTTTGCCTTTGAAGGGCTGGACTTCTCGGGGATGCCGCGACGCCCCGGTCTGGGCTTTGCGCGCTGGCTGGCCTCGATTCCACAGGCGGTTGCTCGCGCAGGGGCGGTTCTGGAAACGCTCAAGCCCCATGTCGTCTTCGCTACGGGCGGTTATGTCAGCGCGCCAGTGCTGGCGGCGGCCTTACAGCGCCGCATCCCCTATGTGATTCACGAGCCGGACGCGCATCCCGGACTGGTCAACCGGCTGATGGGGCGCTGGGCGGATCAGGCGACCGCCGCTTTTGCGCAGGCGCAGCGCTCGATTCCGTGCGCGCGCTTCCATGTAACGGGCAATCCGTTGCGCGGAGCGATTGGCGCGCTTGACCAGCGCCAGGGCTTTGACAGACTCGGCCTGAACTGGGATCCCAGCCGCCCGACGCTTTTGGCGACCGGCGGTTCCCAAGGCGCCCGGCGCCTGAATCTGGCGCTGGCGGGCGCGCTCCATACGCTGACAGGCGACATGGGCTTGCAGATTCTGCATCAGACCGGGGCCAAGCTCCATGACGAAACCATGGCCGCCCTCGCCGCGACGGCCCAGCGCGACGCCGGCGCATACTGCGCCCGACCCTTCTTCGAGGAGATGGCCGCCGCGTGGGCCTGCGCCGATCTGGTCCTCTGCCGCTCGGGATCGCTCACCCTGTCAGAACTGTATCGCTGCGGACTGCCCTCGATTCTGGTCCCTTACCCGCATGCGGCTGCGGACCACCAGAGCAAGAACGCTCAGGCCTCGGCGCAGGCGGGCGCCTCTGTGGTGATCGCCGATGATGCCCTGGACGCCGAGCGACTCATCGCTGAGATCCGCGCGTTATTGGGTGCGCCTCAACGTTTACAGTCCATGGCCGCCGCCAGCCTTTCGTTGGGCCGTCCTCAGGCGACGGATGCCATTGTCGCGCTGCTGAAGGCGTATTCTCGTTGA
- the ftsW gene encoding putative lipid II flippase FtsW, protein MSMTLNPPPPSSAPPSDGLRRAPSAARQSLDAPLLAITLSLVLIGLVSVYSASAPNAQADSGASYAILLKQALAAGVGLWGMMLVSRLPFTLWRRLAKPIALTAIGLLLITLLFGQTVNGSERWIALPFGFQFQPSDVAKLAAILLMAQATCRRRLLTFTLFPNLALVAVMVALIYQQPNLSVSIIIGVMTLAMLFIGGFSVPLLLLGLPLAGYGVFLKVMTVEYQRRRIQGWLDPWADMQDTGYNLIQSYYAIGSGGIFGVGFGHSAQKMHYLPFPYTDFIFSVICEEWGLFGSLIIVGLFALFGWRGFTIARQCESPFGQMLAFGLTCAILLQALINISVTIGMMPVTGVTLPFISYGGTSMILTLVMTGILLSVSRHRPRPRVASWPQTAS, encoded by the coding sequence GTGTCTATGACGCTGAATCCGCCGCCGCCTTCTTCAGCCCCGCCTTCTGACGGCCTGAGGCGCGCGCCGAGCGCAGCGCGGCAATCGCTGGACGCGCCGCTGCTGGCCATCACCCTGTCGCTGGTCCTCATCGGGCTGGTGTCGGTCTACTCGGCCAGCGCCCCCAACGCCCAGGCGGATTCCGGCGCGAGTTATGCCATCCTGCTGAAACAGGCGCTGGCGGCTGGCGTTGGCCTGTGGGGCATGATGCTCGTCTCGCGCCTGCCCTTTACGCTGTGGCGCCGTCTGGCCAAACCCATTGCGCTGACGGCCATCGGCCTGTTGCTGATTACGCTGCTGTTTGGCCAGACGGTCAATGGCAGCGAGCGCTGGATTGCGCTGCCCTTCGGGTTTCAGTTTCAGCCGTCGGATGTCGCAAAACTGGCGGCCATTCTGCTGATGGCGCAAGCTACCTGTCGCCGTCGGCTGCTGACGTTTACCCTGTTTCCGAATCTGGCGCTGGTGGCGGTGATGGTCGCGCTCATCTACCAGCAACCCAACCTCAGCGTCTCGATTATCATTGGCGTGATGACGCTTGCGATGCTGTTCATTGGCGGGTTTTCAGTCCCATTGCTGTTGTTGGGCCTGCCGCTTGCGGGATATGGCGTCTTTCTCAAGGTGATGACCGTCGAATACCAGCGCCGCCGTATTCAGGGCTGGCTCGACCCGTGGGCCGATATGCAGGACACGGGCTATAACCTGATTCAGTCATATTACGCCATTGGTTCAGGCGGCATTTTCGGGGTGGGCTTTGGCCATTCGGCCCAGAAGATGCACTATCTGCCCTTCCCCTATACGGATTTCATCTTTTCGGTGATTTGCGAGGAATGGGGCTTGTTTGGCTCGCTGATTATCGTCGGTCTCTTTGCGCTGTTTGGCTGGCGGGGCTTTACGATCGCCCGGCAATGCGAGAGCCCGTTCGGTCAGATGCTGGCCTTCGGGCTGACGTGCGCCATTCTACTGCAAGCGCTGATCAACATCTCGGTCACCATTGGCATGATGCCGGTTACCGGCGTGACGCTGCCGTTTATCAGCTACGGCGGCACCTCGATGATTCTCACGCTGGTGATGACGGGCATTCTGCTGAGCGTTTCGCGGCATCGCCCTCGCCCGCGCGTGGCGTCGTGGCCGCAGACGGCTTCATGA
- a CDS encoding peptide ABC transporter substrate-binding protein produces MKGAGFWRALTVCACLLALACQGCGPRTPAHDQDAGVFRMNLGSEPPSLDPARVNDLTSFTVLQNLMRGLTVIGPDGRAIPAVASRWDRLDGGRRYVFHLRRDALWEDGRPVTAQDFVYAWRRALDPALASEYAYFLFEVQNAKAWYDGKLGDFNAVGVHAPDPYTLDVRLTRAIPFFLDLMASPVALPLREDVVARAPQDFTEAGRFVANGPYRLSRWRHEESLRLTPNPAYYGSHPQVKAVEMAMIADANASVIMYENGELDFIETTTSIPAFDARRLRARPEARTRLLHRLSYVGFNAQAPPFNDPRVRRAFALAIDRSAFPKLLKSGQRPWNGWISPGLPCASPEAGLGYDPAAARRLLAEAGYPDGRGFPRVSLAFQTQYDLLKEGEILQSQWKQTLNVPVALENMEWKAFLTRLRQNPPAMFRLGWFADYLDADSFMGMMTRDSRNNYTGWGSAEYDRLVAKAAITGNLAGRQALYDAAQVILLRQDVVIAPLYASEKLWLVNPRASGVRINALNLIDLERLSLPKPN; encoded by the coding sequence TTGAAGGGCGCTGGCTTTTGGCGGGCGCTGACGGTCTGCGCGTGTCTGCTTGCGCTTGCCTGCCAAGGCTGCGGACCGCGCACGCCCGCCCACGATCAGGATGCGGGCGTGTTTCGGATGAATCTGGGCTCAGAGCCCCCCTCGCTGGACCCGGCGCGGGTCAATGATCTGACCTCCTTCACCGTCCTGCAGAACCTCATGCGGGGGCTGACCGTCATTGGTCCGGACGGGCGCGCGATACCCGCTGTCGCGTCGCGCTGGGATCGGCTCGATGGCGGACGGCGCTATGTGTTCCACCTGCGGCGCGACGCGCTTTGGGAGGATGGTCGCCCGGTTACGGCCCAAGACTTTGTCTATGCCTGGCGGCGCGCACTGGATCCGGCGCTGGCGTCCGAGTACGCCTACTTCCTGTTTGAGGTGCAAAACGCCAAGGCTTGGTATGACGGCAAGCTAGGCGACTTCAATGCCGTCGGCGTCCATGCGCCGGACCCGTACACGCTGGATGTTCGCCTCACGCGCGCCATCCCGTTCTTTCTGGACCTGATGGCGTCGCCGGTTGCGCTGCCGCTTCGCGAAGACGTTGTCGCCCGCGCCCCGCAGGACTTTACCGAGGCGGGACGCTTTGTCGCCAATGGCCCCTACCGGCTGAGTCGCTGGCGGCACGAGGAGAGCCTGCGCCTGACGCCGAATCCGGCGTATTACGGGTCGCATCCGCAGGTGAAGGCCGTGGAGATGGCCATGATTGCCGACGCCAACGCCAGCGTCATTATGTATGAGAACGGCGAGCTGGACTTTATCGAGACAACGACCAGCATTCCGGCGTTTGATGCGCGTCGTCTGCGCGCGCGGCCCGAAGCGCGCACGCGGCTGCTGCACCGACTCTCTTACGTGGGCTTCAACGCGCAGGCCCCGCCCTTCAACGATCCGCGCGTGCGGCGCGCCTTTGCGCTGGCGATTGACCGCAGCGCCTTTCCCAAGCTGCTCAAAAGCGGGCAACGGCCATGGAACGGCTGGATTTCGCCCGGTCTGCCGTGCGCATCGCCAGAGGCTGGACTCGGATACGACCCGGCGGCGGCGCGGCGTTTGCTGGCCGAGGCCGGATACCCCGACGGACGCGGATTCCCACGCGTGTCGCTCGCATTTCAGACCCAGTATGACTTGCTGAAGGAAGGCGAGATCCTGCAATCGCAGTGGAAACAGACGTTGAATGTCCCCGTTGCGTTGGAGAATATGGAATGGAAAGCGTTTCTGACCCGCCTGCGTCAGAACCCCCCTGCGATGTTCCGTCTGGGCTGGTTCGCCGATTATCTCGACGCCGACAGCTTTATGGGGATGATGACGCGCGACAGCCGCAATAACTATACCGGCTGGGGCAGCGCCGAATACGATCGTCTGGTCGCAAAAGCCGCGATCACTGGTAATCTTGCCGGGCGGCAGGCGCTGTATGACGCTGCGCAGGTCATTCTCTTACGGCAAGACGTCGTCATCGCCCCGCTATATGCCAGCGAGAAGCTGTGGCTGGTGAATCCGCGCGCGTCCGGCGTGCGCATCAACGCGCTGAACCTGATTGACCTTGAGCGCCTAAGCCTGCCAAAGCCGAATTGA
- a CDS encoding helix-turn-helix transcriptional regulator: MSDAYQTVAENLNRLVHEEIYGLAAPMDRVMALVGDKYCIQILHRLHEEGRQRFVELETLAGGISPRTLSARLKHLERYGLVARRPFATIPPRVEYSLSDKGRELARALLPMAVWAEKWYPCGADARSSSTSAS, from the coding sequence TTGTCTGACGCTTACCAGACCGTGGCAGAAAACCTGAATCGCCTTGTTCACGAGGAGATTTACGGGCTGGCCGCGCCGATGGATCGGGTGATGGCGCTGGTGGGCGATAAATACTGTATTCAGATTCTGCATCGCCTGCACGAAGAAGGCCGCCAGCGCTTTGTCGAGCTGGAAACCCTTGCTGGAGGTATTTCGCCGCGAACGCTGTCGGCCCGATTAAAGCATCTGGAGCGTTATGGGCTGGTAGCACGGCGTCCTTTCGCGACGATTCCGCCACGGGTGGAGTACAGCCTGAGTGACAAAGGCCGCGAGCTGGCGCGCGCCCTGCTGCCGATGGCCGTCTGGGCGGAGAAGTGGTATCCCTGCGGCGCGGACGCGCGCTCGTCGTCGACGTCGGCCTCGTGA
- a CDS encoding pentapeptide repeat-containing protein gives MADDQAVSLLQEERAQDFNRYVEAKGGSVDLSGAQLKGFDLRRCRLERANLTNAYLRSADLRALDLSQAKLDGASIKEARISGVLFPRDLSAHEIRLSVLYGTRLRQGL, from the coding sequence ATGGCCGATGATCAGGCGGTAAGCCTCCTGCAAGAGGAGCGCGCGCAAGACTTTAACCGCTACGTCGAGGCAAAGGGCGGCAGCGTCGATCTGAGCGGCGCCCAGCTCAAAGGCTTTGACCTGCGTCGATGCAGGCTCGAACGCGCCAATTTGACGAACGCCTACCTGCGATCGGCTGACTTGCGCGCACTGGATTTGAGTCAGGCCAAGCTCGACGGCGCGAGCATCAAAGAAGCGCGCATCAGCGGCGTGCTGTTTCCGCGCGATCTGTCGGCCCACGAGATTCGCCTGAGCGTCCTCTACGGAACCCGGCTGCGACAGGGACTGTAA
- a CDS encoding phospho-N-acetylmuramoyl-pentapeptide-transferase, whose translation MTVSLLAALMAGGPFIRFLRQRYLGQYIRQDGPQSHHGKAGTPTAGGVLILGSALAGIAAMAIFGMKDYWTTEFWLTLAVTFALGAVGFVDDYLKIAKKQNKGLSGYAKLAIQGALGLGIGLYMSQTLGLSGVAVFNGLRLELGPVLYPLFTAVVMMAVSNAVNLTDGLDGLAAGCSALTLTALSVCFTGNLYSDVANVYPDLGMAALILTGATLGFLFHNLYPARLFMGDTGSLALGGAMAAMAILSQTEFWLFLLGGVFVAEALSVILQVASFKLTGRRIFKMSPLHHHFELCGWRERRVTAVFVLTQFLLCALALFLYNK comes from the coding sequence ATGACGGTTTCGCTGCTGGCGGCGCTCATGGCGGGTGGGCCCTTTATCCGCTTTCTGCGCCAGCGCTATCTGGGGCAGTATATCCGCCAGGACGGGCCCCAGAGCCATCACGGCAAAGCGGGCACCCCTACCGCGGGCGGCGTGCTGATTCTGGGTAGCGCGCTGGCGGGCATCGCCGCCATGGCAATCTTTGGGATGAAGGACTACTGGACGACTGAATTCTGGCTGACCCTGGCGGTGACGTTCGCGTTGGGCGCCGTTGGATTTGTGGATGACTACCTGAAAATCGCCAAGAAGCAGAACAAAGGGCTGTCCGGCTACGCAAAACTGGCAATTCAGGGCGCGCTCGGGCTGGGGATTGGCTTGTATATGAGTCAGACGCTGGGCTTATCGGGCGTCGCCGTCTTCAACGGCTTGCGGCTGGAGCTGGGCCCCGTGCTATACCCCTTGTTTACGGCGGTGGTGATGATGGCCGTCTCCAATGCCGTCAATCTCACCGACGGTCTGGACGGGCTGGCTGCCGGATGCAGCGCGCTGACGCTCACCGCCTTGTCGGTCTGCTTTACGGGCAACCTGTATTCTGACGTAGCCAACGTTTACCCGGATCTGGGCATGGCGGCGCTCATTCTCACCGGCGCGACGCTGGGATTTCTGTTCCATAACCTCTATCCCGCCCGGCTTTTTATGGGCGATACGGGCAGTCTGGCGCTGGGCGGGGCGATGGCGGCGATGGCCATCCTCTCGCAAACCGAATTCTGGCTGTTTTTGCTGGGCGGCGTCTTTGTCGCCGAAGCGCTGTCGGTGATTCTGCAAGTGGCGTCGTTCAAGCTGACGGGGCGGCGAATTTTCAAAATGAGCCCGCTGCATCATCATTTTGAGCTGTGCGGTTGGCGAGAGCGGCGCGTTACGGCGGTCTTCGTGCTGACGCAGTTCCTGTTGTGCGCGCTGGCGCTGTTCCTGTACAATAAGTGA
- the murF gene encoding UDP-N-acetylmuramoyl-tripeptide--D-alanyl-D-alanine ligase produces MSTARFSAQELLRATSGRALRPLPPEGAFSLTSDSRAIAPQSWFVPLAGERFDGHDFLADAARLGAAGAFISEARASVADSLPESLALIAVPDPLMAYLDAAAAYRRRLGDGLTALALTGSSGKTTVKEMLAAAFAPLMPTQATARNFNNEIGVCQTLLATEAHTRLLIVEMGMRGLNQIRPLSCATQPDIALVTNIGPAHLGMLGSMAAIAQAKCEIFEGLKPDGLAIVHGDDSLLRHQAARVWKGRLEAFSLQDACDRSVSADGGQSFIWDGCRITLGEAGDHRILNALAVLTVGRAMGYQPSALQPALQAFRAPDGRGGRQAIAGLTNAWVVNDAYNANPASMCAGLQAFLQTPVPAGMRRALALGAMKELGPEARALHEALGVWLAEAPGIDLLMTFGEEAAWTASAAQAAGASFPIRHTAQEPPPADALARGLRECGIALRDVSIFLKGSRACRLETLIDGLCADAAVPCEEPACL; encoded by the coding sequence ATGTCGACTGCCCGCTTTAGCGCTCAGGAGCTGTTGCGCGCGACCTCGGGTCGGGCCTTGAGGCCACTGCCGCCCGAAGGCGCATTTTCCCTGACCTCTGACAGCCGCGCCATTGCCCCGCAGAGCTGGTTCGTGCCGCTGGCGGGCGAGCGCTTCGATGGCCACGATTTTCTCGCCGACGCCGCCCGATTAGGGGCCGCAGGCGCGTTTATCTCGGAAGCCCGCGCGTCTGTCGCCGACAGCCTGCCAGAATCGCTTGCCCTGATTGCCGTACCGGACCCGCTGATGGCGTATCTGGACGCCGCTGCCGCCTATCGCCGTCGTCTTGGCGACGGGCTTACGGCGCTGGCCCTGACCGGCAGCTCAGGTAAAACCACGGTCAAAGAGATGCTCGCCGCCGCCTTCGCCCCACTGATGCCGACGCAGGCGACCGCGCGCAATTTCAACAACGAAATCGGCGTCTGCCAGACCCTGCTGGCGACCGAAGCCCACACGCGCCTGCTGATTGTCGAGATGGGGATGCGCGGCTTGAATCAAATCCGCCCGCTGAGCTGCGCCACGCAACCGGATATCGCGCTGGTGACCAACATCGGCCCCGCGCATCTGGGGATGCTGGGCTCGATGGCGGCTATTGCGCAAGCCAAATGCGAGATTTTCGAAGGCCTGAAGCCAGATGGCCTTGCCATTGTCCATGGCGACGATTCGCTGCTGCGCCATCAGGCCGCGCGCGTCTGGAAGGGCCGGCTGGAGGCCTTCTCGCTGCAAGACGCCTGCGACCGGTCCGTGTCAGCGGACGGCGGCCAGTCGTTCATATGGGACGGCTGCCGCATCACTCTGGGCGAGGCGGGCGATCACCGGATCCTCAACGCGCTGGCCGTTCTGACGGTCGGGCGGGCGATGGGCTATCAGCCCTCAGCGCTTCAGCCCGCCTTGCAGGCCTTCCGCGCCCCGGACGGACGCGGCGGACGTCAGGCGATTGCAGGCCTGACCAATGCGTGGGTCGTCAACGATGCCTATAATGCCAATCCCGCCAGTATGTGCGCGGGTTTGCAGGCGTTCTTGCAGACGCCCGTTCCTGCGGGCATGCGTCGCGCGCTGGCCTTGGGCGCGATGAAAGAGCTGGGCCCTGAGGCGCGCGCCCTCCATGAAGCTCTGGGCGTCTGGTTGGCAGAGGCGCCGGGCATCGATCTGCTGATGACCTTTGGCGAAGAGGCCGCCTGGACGGCCAGCGCCGCGCAGGCCGCCGGGGCCAGTTTTCCCATTCGGCATACCGCTCAGGAGCCGCCCCCGGCGGACGCTCTGGCGCGCGGCCTGCGCGAATGCGGCATCGCCTTGCGCGACGTGTCGATTTTTCTGAAGGGCTCGCGCGCCTGTCGGCTGGAAACCCTGATCGACGGCCTTTGCGCGGATGCCGCCGTCCCTTGTGAGGAGCCCGCCTGCCTGTGA